In Deltaproteobacteria bacterium, a single window of DNA contains:
- a CDS encoding alpha/beta hydrolase, protein MAMLAAGCSWVPLDRLIFFPDPFVPDPPPGVEERTITTADGLRLHAWWAAASGAAATLVWSHGNGGNVASRADVVLALAARGVAVLAYDYRGYGRSEGRPSEPGVYLDAEAAYDSLRTRGVPAGRIVAFGESLGGAVAIRLATVRPCAGVAVVSTFTTLRDAGRAHYGPLAVLAGSRFDSLARVRALSLPILVAHGDRDEVVPFGLGERLFAAAREPKRFVRAAGAHHNDVFEAPGLLEAIVAFAREVTA, encoded by the coding sequence GTGGCCATGCTGGCGGCCGGGTGCTCCTGGGTGCCGCTCGATCGCCTGATCTTCTTTCCCGATCCCTTCGTCCCGGACCCGCCGCCCGGGGTCGAGGAGCGGACCATCACGACCGCCGACGGCCTCCGGCTGCACGCCTGGTGGGCCGCCGCGTCGGGCGCCGCGGCGACGCTCGTCTGGTCGCACGGCAACGGCGGCAACGTCGCCTCCCGTGCCGACGTGGTGCTCGCGCTCGCGGCGCGCGGCGTCGCCGTGCTCGCCTACGACTACCGCGGCTACGGGCGGAGCGAGGGGCGGCCGAGCGAGCCGGGCGTCTACCTCGATGCCGAGGCGGCCTACGACAGCCTCCGCACCCGCGGCGTCCCGGCGGGGCGCATCGTCGCCTTCGGCGAGTCGCTCGGCGGTGCGGTGGCGATCCGGCTCGCCACCGTGCGCCCGTGCGCCGGTGTGGCCGTGGTCTCGACCTTCACCACGCTGCGCGACGCGGGCCGAGCCCACTACGGCCCGCTCGCCGTCCTCGCCGGCAGCCGCTTCGACTCGCTGGCGCGCGTGCGCGCGCTCTCGCTGCCCATCCTCGTCGCGCACGGGGACCGCGACGAGGTCGTGCCGTTCGGGCTGGGCGAGCGGCTCTTCGCCGCCGCGAGGGAGCCGAAGCGCTTCGTGCGCGCGGCCGGCGCGCACCACAACGACGTCTTCGAGGCGCCGGGCCTGCTCGAGGCCATCGTCGCCTTCGCGCGCGAGGTGACGGCGTGA